One Amaranthus tricolor cultivar Red isolate AtriRed21 chromosome 1, ASM2621246v1, whole genome shotgun sequence DNA window includes the following coding sequences:
- the LOC130809517 gene encoding putative E3 ubiquitin-protein ligase XBAT34 isoform X1 produces MGQRQSKDELLSQQVSYANIEGIKALHREGAGLEYVDREGKTPLIFACLNPTLYDVAKILIELGANVNAYRPGRNGGTPLHHAAKRGLENTVKLLLSHGANALLVNDDCQTALDLARAKGFSKIVRLIESHICLYSGWLRELYGPGFLEMLAPQLISRKVWVVVVPCGSRNLRKPFKLELAIYTNIQDAQPCTTIALSRASMEEPDFRQPFPAVILSESSIPRRGRRRCRPRRVSQTRIKLAPLTENDKQQLQQFCSACKGIPQVLPPMFTPSAPAVPSTVPQAVTESRPASVATSPAPEEDMELAMAINASLQSALLEGVALDHVQPPNEASSSSTVVHSVSFDSQVDQPSKKASSAEQLMEEAGPRGTSELTSSESLESTPVPSALESMPVPSAPAITDDVMSDGLIHYPTIDLSTMDTLVSTVENDHTDEHGSKRGGPSSCVICFDAPVEGACVPCGHMAGCMSCLNEIKAKKWGCPVCRTNIDQVIKVYAV; encoded by the exons ATGGGCCAGCGACAATCAAAGGATGAACTGTTGTCCCAGCAAGTTTCTTATGCTAACATAGAAGGCATTAAAGCTCTTCACAGAGAAGGTGCTGGTCTTGAG TATGTTGATAGAGAAGGGAAGACTCCATTGATTTTTGCTTGCTTGAATCCAACACTCTATGATGTTGCTAAAATTCTTATAGAGCTGGGTGCCAATGTCAATGCATATCGCCCAG GTCGTAATGGAGGGACACCTTTACATCATGCTGCAAAGCGTGGTCTGGAAAATACTGTGAAGTTGCTTCTTTCTCATGGAG CAAATGCTTTACTGGTTAATGATGATTGTCAAACCGCACTCGATTTAGCTAGGGCAAAAGGCTTCAGCAAAATCGTTCGTTTGATTGAG AGTCATATCTGCTTGTATTCTGGTTGGTTGCGAGAGCTGTATGGACCAGGATTTCTGGAAATGCTAGCCCCTCAGCTGATTTCGAGAAAAGT GTGGGTGGTTGTTGTCCCATGTGGCTCTCGCAATCTCAGAAAGCCTTTCAAATTGGAGCTTGCCATTTATACAAATATACAG GATGCTCAGCCTTGTACAACTATTGCTTTGTCAAGGGCAAGTATGGAGGAACCGGATTTTCGCCAGCCTTTTCCTGCTGTGATACTTTCTGAATCATCTA TTCCAAGGCGTGGAAGGAGAAGGTGTAGGCCACGACGTGTTAGTC AGACACGCATCAAACTTGCACCACTTACTGAAAATGACAAGCAACAACTGCAGCAGTTCTGTAGTGCATGCAAAGGAATTCCTCAG GTGCTGCCTCCAATGTTCACCCCTTCAGCTCCCGCTGTTCCATCAACTGTTCCACAAGCTGTTACAGAATCCAGACCAGCTTCTGTAGCCACGTCACCTGCTCCCGAGGAAGATATGGAATTAGCAATGGCAATAAATGCCTCTCTTCAGTCAGCTCTGTTAGAGGGCGTAGCCCTCGACCATGTCCAGCCACCCAATGAAGCAAGTTCCTCCTCCACCGTCGTACATTCTGTTTCATTTGACAGTCAAGTTGACCAACCTTCAAAAAAAGCAAGTTCGGCAGAACAGCTTATGGAGGAAGCAGGGCCGAGGGGCACTTCTGAATTAACGAGCAGTGAATCCCTGGAATCAACGCCTGTTCCATCAGCCCTGGAATCAATGCCAGTTCCTTCAGCCCCAGCTATTACTGATGATGTTATGTCCGACGGTTTAATTCATTATCCAACTATTGATTTAAGCACAATGGATACATTGGTGTCGACAGTAGAGAACGACCATACTGATGAACATGGAAGCAAGAGAGGAGGACCTTCGTCATGCGTTATATGCTTCGATGCTCCGGTTGAGGGAGCATGCGTTCCCTGCGGTCATATGGCTGGATGTATGTCGTGTTTGAATGAAATAAAAGCCAAAAAATGGGGATGTCCTGTTTGCCGAACTAATATTGACCAAGTGATTAAGGTCTATGCTGTTTGA
- the LOC130809517 gene encoding putative E3 ubiquitin-protein ligase XBAT34 isoform X2 — translation MGQRQSKDELLSQQVSYANIEGIKALHREGAGLEYVDREGKTPLIFACLNPTLYDVAKILIELGANVNAYRPGRNGGTPLHHAAKRGLENTVKLLLSHGANALLVNDDCQTALDLARAKGFSKIVRLIESHICLYSGWLRELYGPGFLEMLAPQLISRKVWVVVVPCGSRNLRKPFKLELAIYTNIQDAQPCTTIALSRASMEEPDFRQPFPAVILSESSKTRIKLAPLTENDKQQLQQFCSACKGIPQVLPPMFTPSAPAVPSTVPQAVTESRPASVATSPAPEEDMELAMAINASLQSALLEGVALDHVQPPNEASSSSTVVHSVSFDSQVDQPSKKASSAEQLMEEAGPRGTSELTSSESLESTPVPSALESMPVPSAPAITDDVMSDGLIHYPTIDLSTMDTLVSTVENDHTDEHGSKRGGPSSCVICFDAPVEGACVPCGHMAGCMSCLNEIKAKKWGCPVCRTNIDQVIKVYAV, via the exons ATGGGCCAGCGACAATCAAAGGATGAACTGTTGTCCCAGCAAGTTTCTTATGCTAACATAGAAGGCATTAAAGCTCTTCACAGAGAAGGTGCTGGTCTTGAG TATGTTGATAGAGAAGGGAAGACTCCATTGATTTTTGCTTGCTTGAATCCAACACTCTATGATGTTGCTAAAATTCTTATAGAGCTGGGTGCCAATGTCAATGCATATCGCCCAG GTCGTAATGGAGGGACACCTTTACATCATGCTGCAAAGCGTGGTCTGGAAAATACTGTGAAGTTGCTTCTTTCTCATGGAG CAAATGCTTTACTGGTTAATGATGATTGTCAAACCGCACTCGATTTAGCTAGGGCAAAAGGCTTCAGCAAAATCGTTCGTTTGATTGAG AGTCATATCTGCTTGTATTCTGGTTGGTTGCGAGAGCTGTATGGACCAGGATTTCTGGAAATGCTAGCCCCTCAGCTGATTTCGAGAAAAGT GTGGGTGGTTGTTGTCCCATGTGGCTCTCGCAATCTCAGAAAGCCTTTCAAATTGGAGCTTGCCATTTATACAAATATACAG GATGCTCAGCCTTGTACAACTATTGCTTTGTCAAGGGCAAGTATGGAGGAACCGGATTTTCGCCAGCCTTTTCCTGCTGTGATACTTTCTGAATCATCTA AGACACGCATCAAACTTGCACCACTTACTGAAAATGACAAGCAACAACTGCAGCAGTTCTGTAGTGCATGCAAAGGAATTCCTCAG GTGCTGCCTCCAATGTTCACCCCTTCAGCTCCCGCTGTTCCATCAACTGTTCCACAAGCTGTTACAGAATCCAGACCAGCTTCTGTAGCCACGTCACCTGCTCCCGAGGAAGATATGGAATTAGCAATGGCAATAAATGCCTCTCTTCAGTCAGCTCTGTTAGAGGGCGTAGCCCTCGACCATGTCCAGCCACCCAATGAAGCAAGTTCCTCCTCCACCGTCGTACATTCTGTTTCATTTGACAGTCAAGTTGACCAACCTTCAAAAAAAGCAAGTTCGGCAGAACAGCTTATGGAGGAAGCAGGGCCGAGGGGCACTTCTGAATTAACGAGCAGTGAATCCCTGGAATCAACGCCTGTTCCATCAGCCCTGGAATCAATGCCAGTTCCTTCAGCCCCAGCTATTACTGATGATGTTATGTCCGACGGTTTAATTCATTATCCAACTATTGATTTAAGCACAATGGATACATTGGTGTCGACAGTAGAGAACGACCATACTGATGAACATGGAAGCAAGAGAGGAGGACCTTCGTCATGCGTTATATGCTTCGATGCTCCGGTTGAGGGAGCATGCGTTCCCTGCGGTCATATGGCTGGATGTATGTCGTGTTTGAATGAAATAAAAGCCAAAAAATGGGGATGTCCTGTTTGCCGAACTAATATTGACCAAGTGATTAAGGTCTATGCTGTTTGA